In the Helianthus annuus cultivar XRQ/B chromosome 11, HanXRQr2.0-SUNRISE, whole genome shotgun sequence genome, one interval contains:
- the LOC110937518 gene encoding DNA (cytosine-5)-methyltransferase 1B, with protein MGTASLLESEEGGAVKPTEMKKKGKQAKSTSEVKSTSEVSDITAEVKPKAATKPKQKRGRPDSSENAPAPRKMPKRAASCTSFKTKPVRLSDKHETIENKKVQVVEEEIAALSLTPGPDDPRPNRRLTDFIFHDADGKPQPVEMLEVDDLFISGVILPFEKVEKEKETGVRCEGFGRIEDWSISGYEDGSPVIWVSTDLADYDCVKPAGSYNKLYGLFYEKARSCVEVYKRLSKSSGGDPDLSLDELLASLVRSMSGSKNFPHGASIRDLIVSWGVFIYEQLVGLDDEPNGTDKLFVELPALAALRDESKKNEEFVGINTAFNGSTNATLKIGDGEKVEKGEKVNKSKGKLAADEDDDTKLARVLQENENWQSMKQNKRPRHAANSSSKLYIQINEDEIANDYPLPAYYKTSIQETDEYLLFDDFFDTVDPDYLPKSMLHNWSLYNCDSRLISLELLPMKPCADIDVTVFGSGIMTTDDGSGFCFDNEPSTATGSSAAAQDEDGIPIYLSAIKEWKIEFGSSMVIISIRTDMAWYRLGKPSKQYGPWYQTVLKTARLAIAIITLLKEQTRASKLSFSEVIKRLSEFDKNHPAYISSNPANVERYVVVHGQIILQQFAEFPDVTIRKCAFISGLEDKMVERHHTKWTVKKKTIETKQANLNPRAAMGPVVSKRKAMPATTTRFINRIWGEFYSNYSPEEVKEGDIVDMKKDEDDDEAEENEQEDCEEPEEENNTLAVQEPEKPHSAIKEKKPCGGSSKTDINWVGKAVGKMANGNALYKEAVIRGEVVGLGSSVLVEDSIYYVEYLFEDSNSRKFVHGRLMLRGCETVLGNIANEREVFLTNECTDFELDDVIQPVTLQIRTTVWGHEHRKANANFDKMDRAKADDRRSKGLPVEYYCKSLYWPQRGAFFSLKTDKMGLGNGVCYSCKITEHEKKKEVFEVNESKTGFTYMGIEYRVDDFVYVGPHHFDSDERGNETYKSGRNVGLKAYVVCQLIQVESLKNSKRVDPESVSVQVRRFYRPEDVSSDKAYRSDIQEVYYSEETHKLSVSALEGKCEVKRKTDLSSLDSTYIVDHVFFCERLYDPDKGSLKQLPVNIKFSSPKEDSVDEAAIRKRKGKSKEGENDIEMMDNKSSSAVNNRLTTLDIFAGCGGLSEGLQKAGASVTKWAIEYEEPAGDAFRLNHPDALAFVHNCNVILRAIMTACGDTDDCISTSEAEEMAAKLDEDEIKNLPRPGQVDFINGGPPCQGFSGMNRFNQSTWSKVQCEMILAFLSFAEYFRPKYFLLENVRNFVSFNKGQTFRLTLASLLEMGYQVRFGILEAGAFGVSQSRKRAFIWAASPEEILPEWPEPMHVFASPELRVSLNSNTQYAAVRSTASGAPFRAITVRDTIGELPEVGNGASATTIEYKTEPISWFQKRIRGDASVLTDHISKEMNELNVIRCQRIPKRPGADWRDLPEEKVKLSTGQMVDLIPWCLPNTAKRHNQWKGLFGRLDWEGNFPTSITDPQPMGKVGMCFHPDQDRILTVRECARSQGFPDGYKFSGNIQHKHKQIGNAVPPPLAYALGRKLKEAVEAKHKTVE; from the exons ATGGGGACTGCGAGTTTATTAGAATCCGAAGAAGGTGGTGCAGTTAAACCAACAG AAATGAAGAAAAAAGGAAAACAAGCTAAGTCAACATCTGAGGTTAAGTCAACATCCGAAGTATCCGACATTACAGCTGAGGTTAAACCAAAGGCTGCTACAAAACCTAAACAAAAACGAGGAAGACCCGACAGCAGCGAAAATGCTCCAGCTCCTAGAAAAATGCCAAAACGCGCTGCCTCATGCACTAGTTTCAAAACCAAACCGGTCCGTTTGTCAGATAAGCACGAAACGATCGAGAATAAAAAGGTTCAAGTGGTGGAAGAAGAAATAGCCGCTCTAAGTTTGACACCCGGCCCAGATGATCCACGACCCAATAGACGATTGACAGATTTCATCTTTCATGATGCCGATGGGAAACCACAACCTGTTGAAATGCTAGAAGTGGATGATCTGTTCATCTCGGGTGTAATATTGCCTTTTGAGAAAGtggaaaaagaaaaggaaacagGAGTTAGGTGTGAAGGGTTCGGGCGTATTGAAGATTGGTCAATCTCCGGCTACGAAGACGGGTCTCCCGTCATTTGGGTCTCGACCGATCTTGCTGATTATGACTGCGTTAAGCCTGCCGGAAGCTACAACAAACTATACGGGCTTTTTTACGAGAAGGCTCGTTCATGTGTTGAAGTCTACAAACGGTTGTCGAAATCTTCCGGGGGCGACCCGGATTTGAGTTTAGACGAATTACTTGCTTCGCTTGTTCGGTCGATGAGCGGGAGTAAAAACTTTCCTCACGGGGCGTCTATTCGGGACTTAATCGTTTCATGGGGCGTGTTTATTTACGAACAACTTGTTGGGCTGGATGATGAACCAAACGGTACTGATAAACTGTTTGTTGAGTTACCCGCTCTTGCTGCTTTGAGAGACGAAAGCAAGAAAAACGAAGAGTTTGTCGGGATAAATACGGCGTTTAATGGATCAACGAACGCAACTTTGAAGATCGGAGacggagaaaaggttgaaaaaggtGAAAAAGTCAACAAGTCAAAAGGAAAACTTGCAGCTGATGAGGATGACGACACGAAGCTGGCTCGTGTTTTGCAGGAAAATGAAAACTGGCAATCAATGAAGCAAAACAAAAGGCCAAGACATGCCGCTAATTCATCAAGCAAGTTATACATTCAGATAAACGAAGATGAAATCGCAAACGACTATCCGCTCCCTGCTTATTACAAAACAAGCATTCAAGAAACCGATGAATATTTACTCTTCGATGACTTTTTTGATACGGTTGACCCTGATTATCTTCCAAAAAGCATGCTTCATAACTGGTCACTTTATAACTGCGATTCAAGATTGATTTCTTTAGAGCTTCTTCCTATGAAGCCTTGTGCAGACATTGATGTCACCGTGTTTGGATCCGGGATAATGACAACCGATGATGGAAGCGGATTCTGTTTCGATAATGAACCTAGTACTGCTACCGGTTCTTCTGCTGCTGCACAGGATGAAGATGGCATTCCTATTTATTTGAGCGCTATAAAGGAATGGAAAATTGAATTCGGCTCGTCAATGGTTATCATTTCGATTCGAACTGATATGGCCTG GTATAGACTAGGAAAGCCATCAAAGCAATACGGCCCGTGGTATCAAACAGTTCTTAAAACAGCGAGGCTTGCTATTGCGATCATCACATTGCTGAAAGAGCAAACACGTGCATCAAAGTTATCATTTTCCGAAGTCATAAAAAGGTTATCAGAGTTTGACAAGAACCACCCTGCTTACATATCTTCAAACCCCGCGAATGTAGAAAGATACGTAGTGGTTCATGGACAAATTATTTTGCAACAATTTGCAGAATTTCCCGATGTTACAATCAGGAAATGCGCGTTTATTTCCGGTCTCGAGGATAAAATGGTGGAAAGACACCATACCAAATGGACAGTTAAGAAAAAAACAATCGAGACAAAGCAAGCAAACTTGAACCCGAGAGCAGCAATGGGGCCCGTTGTGTCAAAACGTAAGGCGATGCCTGCTACAACAACACGGTTCATTAACAGAATTTGGGGTGAGTTTTACTCAAATTACTCACCCGAAGAGGTAAAAGAGGGTGATATCGTTGATATGAAGAAAGACGAAGACGATGACGAAGCGGAAGAAAACGAGCAGGAGGATTGTGAAGAACCCGAAGAAGAAAATAACACCCTTGCTGTACAAGAACCCGAGAAACCACATTCCGCTATAAAAGAAAAGAAACCGTGTGGGGGTTCGTCGAAAACCGATATTAATTGGGTTGGGAAAGCGGTTGGGAAGATGGCTAATGGCAATGCTCTTTATAAAGAGGCGGTTATTCGGGGTGAGGTAGTTGGGTTAGGTAGTTCGGTTCTTGTGGAAGATTCGATATATTACGTTGAATATTTGTTTGAAGATTCCAATTCTAGAAAATTTGTTCACGGACGGTTGATGTTAAGAGGTTGTGAAACTGTTCTCGGCAATATAGCAAACGAGCGGGAAGTGTTTTTGACTAATGAATGCACGGATTTCGAACTTGATGATGTCATACAACCAGTGACGCTTCAAATCAGAACAACCGTGTGGGGTCACGAGCATCGGAAAGCTAATGCTAATTTCGATAAAATGGATAGAGCAAAAGCGGACGATAGGAGAAGTAAAGGTTTGCCTGTTGAATATTATTGTAAGAGTTTATATTGGCCGCAAAGAGGTGCTTTCTTTTCGTTAAAAACCGACAAAATGGGACTCGGAAATGGGGTTTGTTACTCTTGTAAGATCACCGAACATGAAAAGAAAAAAGAGGTTTTCGAGGTGAATGAATCGAAGACGGGTTTTACTTACATGGGTATTGAGTACCGTGTTGATGATTTCGTTTATGTTGGTCCACATCACTTTGACTCAGATGAAAGGGGTAACGAAACTTATAAAAGTGGGAGAAACGTAGGGCTTAAAGCATATGTTGTTTGTCAGCTGATACAAGTCGAGTCCCTGAAGAATTCAAAACGCGTCGACCCTGAATCGGTTTCAGTCCAAGTTAGAAGATTTTACAGGCCTGAGGATGTGTCTTCCGACAAAGCGTACCGGTCCGACATTCAGGAG GTATATTACAGTGAAGAAACACATAAGTTGTCGGTGTCAGCATTAGAAGGGAAGTGTGAAGTTAAAAGGAAGACAGATCTTTCTTCTCTTGACAGCACATATATTGTCGATCATGTCTTCTTTTGTGAACGTCTGTATGATCCAGATAAGGGATCGCTTAAGCAG CTACCGGTTAACATAAAGTTTAGTTCTCCAAAAGAAGACTCGGTTGATGAGGCTGCAATCAGAAAGAGAAAAGGGAAGTCTAAAGAAGGAGAAAATGATATCGAGATGATGGACAACAAATCGAGTTCTGCCGTAAACAATCGCTTAACGACATTAGATATTTTTGCCGGTTGTGGTGGCTTATCGGAGGGTTTACAAAAAGCCG GGGCATCGGTAACCAAATGGGCAATTGAGTATGAAGAACCCGCTGGTGATGCATTTAGGCTTAATCACCCCGATGCACTGGCATTTGTGCATAATTGCAATGTCATACTAAG GGCGATAATGACAGCGTGTGGGGACACTGATGACTGTATTTCAACTTCCGAGGCTGAAGAAATGGCTGCAAAACTTGACGAAGATGAGATTAAAAATCTACCTAGACCCGGACAAGTGGATTTCATCAATGGAGGCCCTCCATGCCAg GGGTTTTCTGGGATGAATAGGTTCAATCAAAGCACATGGAGCAAGGTTCAGTGTGAGATGATATTGGCATTTTTGTCATTCGCTGAATATTTCCGACCCAAGTATTTTCTGTTGGAAAACGTGAGGAACTTTGTGTCTTTTAACAAAGGCCAGACATTTCGTTTAACTCTGGCTTCATTGCTTGAAATGGGCTACCAG GTGAGGTTTGGAATATTGGAGGCTGGAGCGTTTGGCGTATCGCAATCACGCAAACGGGCTTTCATATGGGCTGCTTCTCCTGAAGAAATACTACCCGAGTGGCCTGAACCAATGCACGTATTTGCCAGCCCAGAACTTCGGGTCTCGCTAAATAGTAACACACAATATGCTGCTGTTAGAAGCACTGCAAGTGGGGCCCCTTTCCGTGCAATAACTGTTAGAGACACAATTGGCGAACTCCCTGAGGTTGGAAATGGGGCATCTGCAACTACTATAGAG TACAAAACCGAGCCTATATCTTGGTTTCAAAAACGAATCCGGGGCGATGCATCTGTTCTAACAGATCATATATCGAAAGAAATGAACGAGTTGAACGTGATTAGGTGTCAAAGGATCCCCAAACGTCCGGGTGCTGACTGGCGAGACCTCCCTGAGGAGAAG GTTAAGTTATCAACTGGGCAAATGGTTGATCTTATACCGTGGTGTTTACCAAACACGGCAAAAAGGCATAACCAATGGAAGGGTTTGTTTGGAAGGCTTGATTGGGAAGGAAATTTTCCGACTTCTATTACCGACCCTCAGCCTATGGGTAAGGTTGGGATGTGCTTTCACCCTGATCAGGATCGGATTTTAACGGTCCGTGAATGCGCTCGATCTCAG GGTTTCCCTGACGGTTACAAGTTTTCTGGCAACATCCAACATAAGCACAAGCAGATTGGAAACGCGGTTCCTCCTCCATTAGCATATGCATTGGGTAGGAAACTCAAGGAAGCGGTTGAAGCAAAACACAAAACAGTTGAATAA